The DNA window CCTGCGAAGGTGCCCGCCAGCAAACCGGTCGTGGCGGCCGGCATGGCGATCGTCCGCGGCAAGGTGACGTTTGAAGGCACGCCGCCGGCCCGGGCAACGCTGGGTGACCAGATCTGCGGCGTGACGAAGCAGCCGATCAAGGACGAATCAGTGCTTGTGTCGGCAACTGGCGCGATGGAGAACGTCGTCGTCTATCTGGAAGACGGCCCGAATGTCGAAAGTAAGACGGAGCCGGCCCTGCTCGACCAGCAATACTGCAGGTACGTGCCACACGTCGTGGCGGTGCGAACCGGACACACGCTGAAGGTGAAGTCCAGCGACCCGACGCTGCACAACGCACATTCGGACAAGGGAACGAACAAGCCGTTCAACCTGTCATTCGCCGACGCCGGCCAGACGCGCGACGTGACCTTCGCCGTCCCCGAGGTGGCGATCCGCGTGCGGTGCGATGTGCACCAGTGGATGAATGCGTACGTCGCGGTGTTCGATCACCCGTTTTTCGCCGTCACCGGCGAGGACGGGCAGTTCGAGCTCAAAGGCGTGCCGGCCGGAACCTACACGCTTGTCGCGTGGCACGAGCGGTACGGTCAGAAGAAAACCCCGGTGACTGTCGGTACCGACGGAACGGCGACGGCCGGGTTCGTGTTTGGAAAGTGAAGGAAGATAGAGGATTGAGGTTGGACGATAGAAGATCGAGGATGGACCATTTATCTCTATCCTCCATCTTCAATCCTCACTGACGCCGTCTCATGCGAATCCCCCGAACCATTCGCTGGCTATTCATTCTGATCGCGCTGGTGTTCGGGTGGCTTGCCGGTGGATACCTGCAGGAAACGCGGGCCGAACGGGAGTGGCAGCAGGAACGTCTGCGGCAGCACACCGCACCGGCGACGCGGCCGGATTCGCGCGGTGGACCCGCAACGTCGCCCGCGGATTGAGCGGATTGAACAGGCGAAGGATTGGACTTTTCGGCCTTGAGCCCTCATCCTTCGGCCTTACTCATCTGGAGAGATCGTGTCCGAATACGCCGTCCAGTTCGTCGCCGAAGAGCACGCCCCCGACCCGGTTCACAGCCGGGGCGACCCGACGCTGCCCGGCAAGATCGGCATCTGGCTGTTCCTGGCCAGTGAGATCATGTTCTTCGTCGCGATCCTCGGGTCGTACATCGTGTACCGCTCGGGTGCCGCGCCCCTGTTCGAAAAGAACGCC is part of the Humisphaera borealis genome and encodes:
- a CDS encoding carboxypeptidase regulatory-like domain-containing protein, which gives rise to MPALLALVLAFSGCKSEPAKVPASKPVVAAGMAIVRGKVTFEGTPPARATLGDQICGVTKQPIKDESVLVSATGAMENVVVYLEDGPNVESKTEPALLDQQYCRYVPHVVAVRTGHTLKVKSSDPTLHNAHSDKGTNKPFNLSFADAGQTRDVTFAVPEVAIRVRCDVHQWMNAYVAVFDHPFFAVTGEDGQFELKGVPAGTYTLVAWHERYGQKKTPVTVGTDGTATAGFVFGK